One segment of Maridesulfovibrio ferrireducens DNA contains the following:
- a CDS encoding ABC transporter ATP-binding protein: MNDQTVIDVKGVTKIFGKRTVVDALDMNVKKGEIFGFLGPNGSGKTTFIRMLCGLLRPDAGSGTCLGYDILTEPDLIKPNVGYMAQKFSLYGDLTVRENLDFLARAYQLPNRNKLINEAIERMGLGRFTNQLADSLSGGWKQRLALTGCTLHSPKLLLLDEPTAGVDPSARRDFWDEVHNLAAQGITALISTHYMDEAERCHRLAYIAYGHLLAKGTLEELITQSGLHTWTLKGPRLNEITPLLRATEGIDQVVAFGNTLHISGRDESIIEKGIRAVTGPENNFGPSETSLEEVFIDLMQGKTP; the protein is encoded by the coding sequence ATGAATGATCAAACAGTCATAGACGTAAAGGGCGTAACCAAAATTTTCGGGAAACGCACTGTAGTTGACGCGCTGGATATGAATGTCAAAAAAGGCGAGATATTCGGTTTTCTCGGCCCTAACGGTTCCGGCAAAACCACCTTCATCCGTATGCTGTGCGGCCTGTTGCGCCCGGACGCAGGTTCCGGCACATGCCTAGGATATGATATTTTAACCGAGCCCGATTTGATCAAACCCAATGTGGGCTACATGGCGCAAAAATTCAGCTTATACGGAGACCTGACAGTCCGTGAAAATCTTGATTTTCTGGCAAGAGCCTACCAGCTCCCGAACCGCAACAAGCTCATTAATGAAGCCATAGAACGTATGGGCCTCGGCAGATTCACCAATCAGCTTGCAGACAGTCTTTCAGGCGGTTGGAAACAACGGCTCGCTTTAACGGGATGCACACTGCACAGCCCTAAACTACTGCTTCTTGATGAACCGACTGCGGGAGTTGATCCTTCCGCGCGCCGGGATTTCTGGGATGAAGTACATAACCTTGCCGCACAGGGAATAACAGCCCTCATAAGTACTCATTATATGGATGAAGCCGAACGCTGTCACAGACTGGCATACATTGCTTACGGCCATCTTTTAGCTAAAGGAACACTTGAAGAATTAATCACACAATCCGGCCTGCATACATGGACCCTAAAGGGACCGCGACTCAACGAGATTACTCCGCTTCTACGAGCCACCGAAGGAATTGATCAGGTTGTAGCCTTCGGGAACACTCTGCATATCAGCGGCCGGGATGAATCCATAATTGAAAAAGGTATCCGCGCGGTGACTGGACCTGAAAACAATTTCGGCCCGTCAGAAACCAGCTTGGAAGAAGTATTCATAGACCTCATGCAAGGGAAAACGCCATGA
- a CDS encoding HlyD family secretion protein yields the protein MKSTYISAPLIILTLTICLLLSACTNEESFLWQGYVEGDFVYVSSPLGGQLDEINVEKGQQITENQTLFILERKFEKAGIDEASENLDKALNDLADKRKGRRPSEIASIKARLKKAKAAESLAATEYKRRADLYRSRTISEEERDKSRSDYQQATQQVHEITSQLTTATLGSRSDEIKAAESAVEAAKARLVQAHWNYDQKKQAAPRTGLIFDTIRYKGEWVPAGKPVLSILPPENRVVRFYVPEPIVGGFTVGEELFLNYDGLKEPLRIKLTYISPQSEYTPPVIYSSQSRAKLVFMLEAYPSLKDALLLKPGQPVDVSRDIKYFDHKIGLIDTIKSFFRGSNE from the coding sequence ATGAAATCAACTTACATTTCTGCCCCACTGATAATCCTGACCCTCACGATATGTTTGCTGCTTTCAGCCTGTACAAATGAAGAAAGTTTTCTTTGGCAGGGTTATGTTGAGGGTGACTTTGTCTATGTTTCATCTCCCCTTGGCGGACAGCTTGATGAAATCAACGTTGAAAAAGGACAACAGATCACGGAAAATCAAACACTGTTCATACTTGAAAGAAAATTCGAAAAAGCCGGAATAGATGAAGCATCCGAAAATCTGGACAAGGCTCTTAATGACCTTGCCGACAAACGTAAAGGACGCAGACCGTCTGAAATAGCATCTATCAAGGCAAGGCTTAAAAAGGCAAAAGCAGCAGAATCTCTGGCGGCAACCGAATATAAACGCAGAGCAGATCTTTACAGATCACGAACCATTTCCGAAGAAGAACGCGATAAATCACGGTCGGACTATCAACAGGCGACCCAACAGGTTCACGAGATAACATCACAACTTACCACAGCCACACTCGGCTCACGCTCTGATGAAATAAAAGCGGCTGAATCCGCTGTTGAAGCCGCAAAGGCAAGACTTGTACAAGCTCACTGGAATTATGATCAAAAAAAACAGGCGGCCCCACGCACAGGCCTGATTTTCGACACCATAAGATACAAAGGCGAATGGGTTCCGGCAGGTAAACCTGTTCTTTCCATCCTGCCACCGGAAAACCGCGTGGTAAGATTCTATGTGCCTGAACCAATCGTCGGCGGATTCACTGTGGGCGAAGAATTATTTCTTAACTATGACGGGCTGAAAGAACCTCTACGAATAAAATTGACCTACATTTCACCTCAATCAGAGTATACGCCGCCTGTAATTTACTCCAGTCAAAGCAGAGCTAAACTTGTATTCATGCTCGAAGCTTACCCTTCGCTAAAGGATGCGCTGCTTCTTAAGCCGGGACAGCCTGTAGATGTCAGCCGGGACATTAAATATTTTGATCATAAAATTGGGCTGATCGACACCATCAAGTCTTTTTTCAGAGGCAGTAATGAATGA
- a CDS encoding TetR/AcrR family transcriptional regulator, with protein MSKRMDRNTRREQIAEAALELAAKSISAITVENVAKACKIVPSALYRHYRNKDEIFEGLRDLVRNKLIANATLAAKEETSPLAILKNLALRHADLLYKYPGIPRLMFSDKITGKNSLRRKGFLAVMTEYRKTAASIAKKGQNTGEIRSDIEPDDVVFMLLGTVVPPSFLFHLSDGDYDPRPQIRRNLLLFEDAVKNRNISEES; from the coding sequence TTGAGCAAAAGAATGGATCGAAATACACGTCGCGAACAAATCGCCGAAGCAGCACTCGAACTTGCCGCCAAAAGCATTTCAGCGATCACAGTAGAAAATGTTGCGAAGGCGTGCAAAATAGTTCCATCCGCACTGTATAGACATTACCGGAATAAAGATGAAATCTTTGAAGGTTTGCGGGATCTTGTACGTAATAAATTAATTGCAAATGCAACTCTTGCTGCAAAAGAAGAAACAAGTCCGCTCGCTATTCTAAAAAATCTTGCTCTCAGGCATGCAGACCTGCTTTATAAATATCCCGGAATTCCAAGACTCATGTTCTCCGACAAAATAACCGGCAAAAATTCTCTGAGGCGAAAAGGATTTCTCGCAGTTATGACTGAATATCGCAAAACTGCGGCATCAATTGCCAAGAAAGGACAAAATACAGGAGAAATCAGATCGGACATAGAACCGGACGACGTGGTGTTTATGTTGTTAGGAACTGTTGTTCCTCCATCTTTCCTGTTTCATCTTTCAGATGGCGATTATGACCCAAGACCTCAAATACGAAGAAATCTTCTTTTATTTGAAGATGCCGTTAAAAATAGAAACATTTCGGAGGAATCCTGA
- a CDS encoding Na+/H+ antiporter NhaC family protein, with amino-acid sequence MRYLRGIFLLFTLVLLFCQPALAADSSLGSVNAARFGMLTLIPPFVAIVLAFITKNVILSLLLGVFSGAFMLESKGFNVYNGFVDGFLRLSNEILMSLADPWNAGIILQCLAIGGLIALVSKMGGAKAIADALAKKAKSPRSSQFVTWLLGLLIFFDDYANSLTVGPIMRPVTDKMNVSREKLAFIIDATAAPIAGIALISTWVAYEVGLIRDGLQGIGYNLNAYGVFVETVPYRFYNILILVFILATIWFMREFGPMYKAEHRARTTGKVLSDTAKPMVADEATELKPDPNIIPSIWDAIIPIGTLIVAAFLGFYFNGYNSIMDGDNAKLISILKDSPTSFVAIREAFGASDASVVLFQAALVAGIVALALAIGKKILKVDEAISTWVQGVKSLNITAVILLLAWSLSGIIKELGTAAYLVSILSDTIPIFLLPSIIFIMGSIISFATGTSYGTMGILMPLCIPLAYALSPDQSYVILNIGSVLTGAIFGDHCSPISDTTILSSMGSACDHIDHTKTQIFYAIPVALISIVFGYIPAGLGMPLFIILPMSILAVFATVRLLGKPVAN; translated from the coding sequence ATGCGATATTTACGAGGGATTTTTTTACTGTTTACTTTAGTCCTGCTATTTTGTCAGCCCGCGCTTGCTGCGGACTCCAGCTTAGGTTCTGTCAATGCGGCTAGATTCGGGATGCTCACACTCATTCCGCCTTTCGTTGCCATCGTTTTAGCTTTTATCACCAAAAACGTTATTCTTTCATTGCTGTTGGGTGTTTTCTCAGGGGCATTCATGCTCGAATCCAAAGGATTCAACGTCTACAACGGATTTGTTGACGGTTTTCTCAGACTTTCCAACGAAATTCTTATGTCCCTCGCTGACCCGTGGAATGCGGGTATCATCTTGCAGTGTCTTGCCATCGGCGGACTTATCGCGCTCGTTTCTAAAATGGGCGGAGCAAAAGCGATTGCTGATGCTCTCGCTAAAAAGGCAAAAAGCCCAAGAAGCTCACAGTTTGTAACGTGGCTGCTTGGTCTTCTTATCTTCTTTGATGACTATGCAAACTCACTGACAGTCGGACCGATAATGCGTCCGGTCACAGACAAAATGAATGTATCCAGAGAAAAGCTTGCATTTATTATTGATGCAACAGCTGCTCCAATCGCAGGTATAGCTCTTATTTCAACATGGGTTGCATATGAAGTCGGCCTTATCCGCGATGGTCTTCAGGGAATCGGCTACAACCTGAATGCTTATGGCGTGTTCGTAGAAACTGTTCCTTACAGATTTTACAATATTTTAATTCTGGTCTTCATTCTCGCCACAATCTGGTTCATGAGAGAATTCGGCCCTATGTATAAAGCCGAGCATCGCGCCCGTACTACCGGCAAAGTGCTGTCTGATACGGCCAAGCCAATGGTTGCAGATGAAGCAACTGAATTAAAGCCTGATCCAAATATTATTCCCAGCATTTGGGATGCAATTATTCCTATCGGAACCCTTATTGTAGCGGCTTTCTTAGGATTCTATTTTAATGGATATAATTCAATCATGGACGGAGATAACGCGAAACTTATCTCAATACTTAAAGACTCTCCGACCAGCTTTGTTGCAATCCGCGAAGCTTTCGGTGCATCTGATGCTTCCGTTGTTTTATTTCAAGCTGCACTTGTAGCCGGAATTGTCGCGCTTGCACTTGCCATAGGTAAAAAGATCTTAAAAGTTGATGAAGCCATTTCCACATGGGTTCAGGGCGTTAAATCTCTCAATATCACAGCAGTAATTCTTCTGCTGGCTTGGTCACTTTCCGGCATAATTAAAGAGCTTGGAACAGCCGCATATCTGGTAAGTATCCTATCTGATACCATCCCGATATTCCTGTTGCCTTCCATCATCTTTATAATGGGGTCCATCATATCCTTTGCAACCGGTACTTCTTACGGAACCATGGGAATCCTGATGCCGCTGTGTATTCCGCTGGCATATGCTCTCTCCCCTGATCAATCCTATGTCATCCTGAATATCGGCTCGGTACTTACCGGAGCAATATTCGGTGACCATTGCTCCCCGATTTCAGACACAACAATTCTGTCATCAATGGGGTCGGCATGTGACCATATCGATCACACCAAAACCCAGATATTCTACGCAATTCCTGTTGCGCTTATATCTATTGTATTCGGCTACATTCCTGCTGGACTTGGAATGCCGCTGTTCATAATACTGCCGATGTCCATTCTGGCTGTATTTGCGACCGTGCGTTTACTGGGTAAGCCTGTAGCAAACTAA
- the trhA gene encoding PAQR family membrane homeostasis protein TrhA, whose protein sequence is MLRYIRDPMNGLTHFIGFCLAIVGLKMLLDISIDPTNVMHVVTFSVFGVGMILLYLASTLYHWLPLSEKGIRYLRKIDHSMIFIYIAATYTPICLIGLKGVWGWSIFGCVWAMAVGGIITKFFWLHAPRWLSTGFYLAMGWAAIIAIWPLIQALQIGALLWLLAGGILYSIGAVIYALKRPDPWPGILGFHEIFHLFVMAGSFCHFWVMYEYLSRMK, encoded by the coding sequence ATGCTTCGGTATATTCGTGATCCAATGAACGGTTTGACTCATTTTATAGGCTTTTGTCTTGCAATAGTTGGATTGAAGATGCTTCTTGATATTTCAATTGATCCTACCAATGTAATGCACGTGGTTACTTTTTCAGTTTTCGGCGTGGGAATGATTTTGTTGTATCTAGCAAGTACGCTTTATCACTGGCTTCCTCTTTCGGAAAAAGGAATACGTTATTTGCGGAAAATAGATCATAGCATGATCTTTATTTATATCGCTGCGACTTACACTCCTATTTGTCTTATCGGGCTGAAGGGTGTGTGGGGCTGGTCTATATTCGGCTGTGTATGGGCTATGGCTGTCGGTGGGATAATTACTAAATTTTTCTGGCTACATGCTCCGCGCTGGCTTTCAACCGGATTTTATCTTGCTATGGGGTGGGCGGCAATTATCGCAATCTGGCCTCTTATACAGGCTTTGCAGATCGGAGCGTTACTCTGGCTATTGGCTGGCGGAATTTTATATTCCATAGGTGCGGTCATTTATGCTCTTAAACGTCCTGATCCTTGGCCCGGTATTCTGGGATTTCATGAAATATTTCATCTTTTTGTGATGGCAGGAAGTTTTTGTCATTTCTGGGTCATGTATGAATATCTTTCTCGTATGAAATAA
- a CDS encoding major capsid protein — protein sequence MGTIGNNALTLAEWSTRVDPSGDVAAVVETLSQTNEILEDAAWVEGNLPTGHRTTVRTDLPTVSWRKLNYGIKPSKSRTKQVDDTCGMLESYAEMDKALSELNGNTSTFRISEERAFLEAMNQEFADTFVYGDTALEPEKYLGLSPRFSNLEHDNVVNFGGTGDNCTSIWIVCWSDQTVHFTFPKGSTGGLTHKDLGEVTLEDANGGKYQGLRTHFKWTPGLVVRDWRYVMRVASIDTTNFGTESLRHALIQALNKIPNTNMGKTVIYCNQTIKTQLDIEASDKNNVMLKTENWEGKPVTTFWGCPIRRVDSILNTESAIIA from the coding sequence ATGGGAACTATTGGTAACAACGCACTTACTCTTGCAGAATGGTCCACACGTGTTGATCCAAGCGGCGATGTAGCTGCTGTCGTGGAAACACTTTCACAGACTAACGAAATTCTCGAAGATGCCGCATGGGTTGAAGGTAACCTGCCGACCGGTCACAGAACAACCGTTCGTACTGACCTGCCGACCGTAAGCTGGCGCAAGCTTAATTACGGCATTAAACCCAGCAAATCCCGTACAAAACAGGTCGATGATACCTGCGGTATGCTCGAGTCTTATGCGGAAATGGACAAGGCGTTGTCTGAACTCAATGGTAATACTTCCACATTCCGTATTTCAGAAGAGCGAGCATTTCTCGAAGCAATGAATCAGGAATTTGCAGATACTTTTGTCTACGGTGACACTGCGCTTGAACCTGAAAAATATTTGGGACTTTCTCCCCGCTTCAGTAATCTTGAACATGATAATGTCGTCAATTTCGGTGGAACAGGTGATAACTGCACTTCCATCTGGATTGTTTGTTGGTCCGATCAGACTGTTCATTTCACCTTCCCTAAAGGAAGCACCGGCGGTTTGACTCATAAGGATCTTGGTGAGGTCACTCTCGAAGATGCAAACGGCGGTAAATATCAGGGACTCCGTACCCACTTCAAGTGGACTCCGGGCCTTGTTGTCCGCGACTGGCGTTATGTAATGCGTGTCGCTTCCATTGATACAACCAATTTCGGCACCGAATCTTTGCGTCATGCGCTGATTCAGGCTCTGAACAAAATACCCAACACAAATATGGGTAAAACTGTAATTTATTGCAACCAGACCATCAAAACTCAGCTTGATATTGAAGCCTCCGACAAAAACAATGTCATGCTTAAAACTGAGAATTGGGAAGGCAAGCCTGTGACAACCTTCTGGGGCTGTCCGATTCGCAGAGTTGATTCTATTCTCAACACAGAATCTGCAATCATTGCTTAG
- a CDS encoding Bbp16 family capsid cement protein, producing the protein MYLDNELCFCEEQAITGNTISENVIYVGEDCGSGNNVKIKVFVDGEDFAELTDLRIALQGSENDTFGLYDTVFESGPIPVASLIKGYSFPLPSLPVKHKAYVRLSFTVGGSDATAGKISGYVILDDQTNV; encoded by the coding sequence ATGTATTTGGATAATGAACTTTGTTTTTGCGAAGAACAGGCAATAACCGGAAACACCATTTCTGAAAATGTTATTTATGTCGGTGAAGATTGCGGCAGCGGTAACAATGTTAAAATTAAAGTCTTCGTGGATGGTGAAGATTTTGCGGAGCTCACAGATTTGAGAATCGCGTTGCAGGGATCTGAAAATGACACTTTCGGACTTTATGATACCGTTTTTGAATCCGGTCCAATTCCGGTTGCAAGCCTGATCAAAGGCTACAGCTTTCCGCTTCCATCGCTTCCTGTGAAACATAAAGCTTATGTCAGGCTTTCTTTCACCGTTGGCGGAAGCGATGCAACTGCCGGTAAAATCAGCGGTTATGTGATTCTGGATGATCAGACAAACGTGTAG
- a CDS encoding RHS repeat domain-containing protein: MPDGRRIEYTSDPLGRRIAKSINGKAVEKYLWKDLTTLIAVTDGEGLHPKVFSYNEEGDPVSMTFEGRTFFFATNQVGTIFMVADERGYDVKRIIYDSFGNVLLDSGVSLDVCLGFAAGLTDKDTGLVHLGYREYDPAIGRFITPDPIGLAGGDVDVYGYCLDDPINFHDRTGLTGESEEKKEGAFSKIISGLRKASTAIPKGLEGATEKSIKGIKKATVEGGKAAVEALDKGADAAGEAVGKTVDEFKNNKELRKYTEIALGAGALPIALASGVAAGPAVSSAAASVATKIATTPGAQTVLGFAKGLNPFSGEAPKPSSLAEAAGMGTPLLIKTLDEMGVWNKIGDDFNKNVQNRYEGRYNIDKNKILPSRTTVTQRNSK, from the coding sequence TTGCCGGACGGACGCAGAATCGAATATACCTCTGACCCTCTGGGACGGAGAATTGCTAAATCTATCAATGGTAAAGCTGTTGAAAAATATCTCTGGAAGGATTTGACCACGCTAATTGCCGTGACGGATGGCGAAGGATTACACCCAAAAGTATTTTCCTATAACGAAGAAGGCGATCCTGTCAGCATGACTTTTGAAGGACGCACCTTTTTCTTTGCGACTAATCAAGTCGGCACAATCTTCATGGTTGCGGACGAAAGAGGTTATGATGTAAAGCGGATTATATATGATTCGTTTGGTAATGTATTACTCGATAGCGGTGTCAGTCTGGATGTATGCCTCGGATTCGCCGCGGGACTAACAGACAAAGATACTGGACTCGTACATTTGGGATATCGTGAATACGATCCCGCCATCGGCAGATTCATAACTCCCGACCCAATCGGTTTAGCTGGCGGGGATGTGGATGTTTATGGCTACTGTCTCGATGATCCTATTAATTTTCATGATCGGACGGGATTGACTGGGGAAAGTGAAGAAAAGAAAGAAGGAGCTTTTTCAAAAATAATCTCAGGATTACGTAAAGCTTCAACTGCAATCCCGAAAGGACTTGAAGGGGCAACGGAAAAAAGCATTAAGGGTATCAAAAAAGCTACTGTCGAAGGTGGAAAAGCTGCGGTAGAAGCTCTTGATAAGGGGGCAGATGCAGCGGGTGAGGCTGTTGGGAAAACTGTAGATGAATTTAAAAATAATAAAGAATTACGAAAATATACTGAGATAGCTCTCGGGGCAGGGGCGTTGCCTATTGCTTTAGCTTCAGGAGTAGCTGCCGGCCCTGCTGTTTCGAGTGCAGCGGCATCTGTTGCAACTAAGATAGCTACGACTCCAGGAGCACAAACTGTATTAGGTTTTGCAAAGGGGCTTAACCCGTTTAGCGGAGAAGCTCCAAAGCCTAGCTCTCTAGCAGAAGCTGCGGGTATGGGGACTCCTCTTCTGATTAAAACGTTAGATGAAATGGGAGTTTGGAATAAGATTGGAGATGATTTTAATAAAAATGTACAAAATCGGTATGAAGGGCGATACAATATTGATAAAAATAAAATATTACCTTCAAGAACCACTGTGACCCAACGAAACTCTAAATAA
- a CDS encoding MAPEG family protein produces MKKKELPFFARILWFVGGFLGLLIAAPWNVNRVFHWRGGVPTTPGTGWILAFFCILAMAYAIRGNTTLPGFAYGLYEDHICPECERVFLKGENPDKSMCPDCKIVLEPLKDFYARHPELKDIETKKPKYESKDN; encoded by the coding sequence TTGAAAAAAAAAGAACTACCCTTTTTTGCAAGAATTCTGTGGTTCGTGGGGGGCTTTTTAGGGTTATTAATTGCGGCTCCTTGGAATGTAAATAGAGTCTTTCATTGGCGTGGAGGTGTTCCTACAACTCCTGGAACCGGATGGATTTTAGCTTTTTTTTGTATTCTCGCTATGGCATATGCGATTCGAGGCAACACGACGTTGCCGGGCTTTGCCTACGGCTTATACGAAGACCATATTTGTCCTGAATGTGAACGAGTTTTTCTTAAAGGTGAAAACCCAGATAAATCTATGTGTCCAGATTGCAAGATTGTATTGGAACCTTTGAAAGACTTCTATGCACGACATCCAGAATTAAAGGACATCGAGACTAAAAAGCCAAAGTACGAAAGCAAAGACAACTAA
- a CDS encoding tlde1 domain-containing protein produces MGRFITPDPIGLAGGDVDVYGYCLDDPINFHDRTGLAGESEESKENTVKNEPINSKLAGADRDYKKRTRSKNEREKRKDSEEEDSYPIKEVRAYHGNGTMEVYSEDGPRDTYEYTSGRPGKKDQTKKDEGPIPSGEYEFDPKETSEVEGAHYLARRLLRGDWGHGRIPLHPSNKTQTHGRDGFFIHGGDTKGSAGCIDIGDKDRKFFKNVRKTKNKVKVTVH; encoded by the coding sequence ATCGGAAGGTTCATAACTCCCGACCCAATCGGTTTAGCTGGCGGGGATGTGGATGTTTATGGCTACTGCCTCGATGATCCGATTAATTTTCATGACCGGACGGGGCTGGCTGGGGAGAGTGAGGAGTCGAAAGAGAATACTGTCAAAAACGAACCTATAAATAGCAAACTTGCTGGTGCTGATCGGGATTATAAGAAAAGAACTCGTAGTAAGAATGAAAGGGAAAAAAGGAAAGACTCTGAGGAAGAGGATTCTTATCCAATTAAAGAAGTTCGTGCTTATCATGGTAATGGAACCATGGAAGTCTACTCTGAAGATGGACCCAGAGATACATACGAATACACTTCAGGACGGCCCGGAAAAAAAGATCAGACCAAAAAAGATGAGGGGCCTATCCCAAGTGGAGAGTATGAATTTGATCCTAAAGAAACCTCTGAAGTTGAAGGGGCGCATTATTTAGCTCGAAGACTCCTTCGTGGTGACTGGGGGCACGGAAGAATTCCGCTTCACCCTTCAAATAAAACCCAAACTCATGGGAGAGACGGTTTCTTTATTCATGGAGGAGATACAAAAGGTTCCGCGGGCTGTATTGATATTGGAGACAAGGATAGGAAATTTTTCAAAAATGTTAGAAAAACAAAAAATAAAGTAAAAGTAACAGTTCACTAG
- a CDS encoding RHS repeat-associated core domain-containing protein, with product MGRFITPDPIGLAGGDVDVYGYCLDDPINFHDWTGFAEESEKN from the coding sequence ATCGGCAGGTTCATAACTCCCGATCCAATTGGTTTAGCTGGCGGGGATGTGGATGTTTATGGTTACTGCCTCGATGATCCTATTAATTTTCATGATTGGACTGGATTTGCTGAGGAGAGTGAGAAGAATTAA